A single region of the bacterium genome encodes:
- a CDS encoding undecaprenyl-diphosphate phosphatase yields the protein MIWKMFILGVLQGLTEFLPVSSSGHLVLAENILNFKEAALATVVFLHFGTLAALIIFFAKRIWKLLADIFRTPEERRSSLKMILYIIVGSIPAALVGLLAKEPIERIFNQPLYVPFFLIGTGLVLLLTRWSKERSKPLGLSDAIIIGIAQAAAILPGLSRSGLTIATALLLGVASVEAFEFSFLLSLPAVLAANILELKDITSLGSIPALATGFAASLGVGMFALWALRRIVVSRKFWLFSFYCFAAGALGIVLFLVLK from the coding sequence ATGATCTGGAAGATGTTTATTCTGGGGGTGCTTCAGGGGCTGACGGAGTTTCTGCCGGTTTCTTCGTCCGGCCATCTGGTGCTTGCGGAGAATATCCTAAACTTCAAGGAAGCGGCGCTCGCAACAGTAGTGTTCCTTCACTTTGGAACGCTTGCGGCGCTCATCATCTTCTTCGCAAAAAGGATATGGAAGCTCTTAGCCGATATATTCAGAACCCCGGAAGAACGAAGGTCCAGCTTGAAGATGATTCTATACATAATCGTAGGTTCGATACCGGCAGCTCTGGTGGGGCTTCTGGCAAAGGAGCCCATAGAGCGAATCTTCAACCAGCCCTTGTACGTGCCTTTCTTTTTGATAGGTACCGGTCTTGTGCTTCTTCTTACCCGCTGGTCAAAGGAGCGCTCGAAGCCTCTGGGTCTTTCCGACGCCATAATAATAGGCATTGCCCAGGCCGCGGCAATACTTCCCGGTCTTTCACGCTCGGGTCTGACCATAGCGACCGCCCTTCTTCTTGGTGTAGCCTCGGTAGAGGCGTTTGAGTTCAGCTTTCTTTTGTCCCTGCCTGCGGTTCTTGCCGCCAACATACTCGAATTAAAGGATATCACGAGCCTGGGCTCCATCCCTGCACTTGCCACAGGATTCGCGGCGAGTCTTGGCGTAGGCATGTTCGCGCTCTGGGCGCTTCGCAGAATAGTCGTTTCAAGGAAGTTCTGGCTGTTCAGTTTCTACTGTTTTGCCGCAGGTGCCCTTGGCATCGTGCTCTTCCTGGTTCTCAAATAA